Part of the Ictalurus furcatus strain D&B chromosome 28, Billie_1.0, whole genome shotgun sequence genome is shown below.
TTGGCTAAATTTACATGTACAATTTGTGTCATTGATTTTGAAGAAgatttggagagaaaaaaacaacaacctactGTTAAACATGCAAACTGATGTTCAATAAAGTGAAGGCGGTTAATGGGGTCGGTTGTGACAATTTTGATGgtcatgaaacaaaaaaacaaatccctAGAAATAACCTTTATTAAAAACGTCCCATTTAAATACAGTGCATCGCCATAGTAGGAAGTGAATtcaatattaaaatatcaaGATATGAAAGGGTTAAATGCTGCATGGTATCGGGGCATTTCAACATGAAATTAAAGGAAACGACTATAGAGGTAAACGGTCTTTGCTGCGCCTGGGATCTGTGGCTTTGCTGAGGTTCCCAGTCTCCTTCTTCAAAACACTTAACAGGGTCTGAGAACTTTCTAGAATctgggagagagcgagagagggaaaaaaaaaaagaattaggTTTTTATACACAGCAAGCAAATGAATCAAGTAACTGCTTCATGTCTTGGTTATGCTTAGAGAGGTGCTCACACTGCTAACAAGAAACTCCTAGCTGgtagaaagaaaaaactaaatTATTCAAGACAAAACccctaatgcaaaaaaaaaaaaaaaaaaagcatttttggctgtaacaatcacacacacacacacacacacacacacaaaaaaactctgcaaaatcctgttaTCGGACTTATCTGACTTATTCAACTGTTAGATCTGACCTTTCCTTGCAGGCATATTTAATCATGTCTaggtaatattttttttgccttgaATGCCACGTGTCATTTTTTACCATATCTGGACGTAAAAGATCTGCCATgcttaataaatatacatacctgatgttaaatatatacttgCCTAATGTTAGCCAAGTCCAACTTACGTTATTTCATacaaatgaactcaaaacattctccatttaccttGCTAGAATGTAAGGGCACCCTGTGAGCCTAGTCCAAAGCATGTGAGATATGGGAAGGGGGTGTGGCTTCTAGGCGAGTTATATATCAGAGTTCCAGATTCGTATGTCGACTGTTAGAAAAAAGATGCTCGTTTGgtgcatttttttcttaaactcGTACAAGTGTAGTCTGAATAGCTACCGAACGTACAATATCGAGTAGAGATGATAAAATTGTTGTATAAGATATAAGCCAATTATAAGCCAAGAGGCCACAGTCCCGCAATCTACTGCTCACAAGTTCACCCAGACAGGGAAATGACCACTAACAGACGTCctgcgtcctttccccttcggtgaacTGGCTGTTCTGCCGGTGAATTTTATTCGTGTTTGTCTCCCATATGGCTGTAGCAAGTGGTGAAAAATAATCGTAAATGCTATGGCTAAGCTGTAGATATTCCCACctctgattcattcattttaaaatgtagcgCCAAGTGGATGAGACACATGCAGTCTTCCGTCCCACCTCCCATCACTGTGTTGGTTTTTAATCAGCCACATGTGGGAGAGTGTGTCCACTTCATTAGTTGAGATGCTTTGCGTTACCCAGAGGTAATACCACTGAAACCGGTCAGCGGTTGACTGATTACGTTCACGTTAAAACTATTAATTCTGTTCTGATTTTTGTTTGAAAGCACAAAGCAGAATTGTTGTTCATTATTTACAATGTGAAATAATCACCAAAGGATTAGCttaataaattacattacaggaaggaaaaaaaaataattcacgAAATAAGATCTTGATCCGTACCTTCATGTATGCAGCTTCCGTCTCAGCGATGGTTCGGTCTAGTTCGCTGCGGGTAGTGAGGCGGTGGTCCAGACTCTCGGACACGCGGTTTAACTTCTCCGTGAGCACACGGATGTCATGCTGGAGACGagtcttctcctcttcttcctgcTGGATCTGCTTATTCAGCTCGTCCCTCTTCAAGAACAGCTC
Proteins encoded:
- the ssna1 gene encoding Sjoegren syndrome nuclear autoantigen 1, whose protein sequence is MTQQGAALQTYNNELVKCIEELFLKRDELNKQIQQEEEEKTRLQHDIRVLTEKLNRVSESLDHRLTTRSELDRTIAETEAAYMKILESSQTLLSVLKKETGNLSKATDPRRSKDRLPL